The Hyphomonadaceae bacterium ML37 genome includes a region encoding these proteins:
- the rplD gene encoding 50S ribosomal protein L4 translates to MKIDVVKLDAGKAGSVELNADIFGIAEIRADLLHRCVKWQLSQRQTGNHKVKQRSEIARTTKKMYKQKGTGGARHGARSAPNFVGGGVAHGPRVRSHATDLPKKVRALALRHALSAKAGGNQLIVLDEARLDAPKTRDLVALFAKLGLSNALIIDGETLDENFARAARNVPLIDVLPAQGLNVYDVLRRDTLVLTRAALDKINERLAPQEAA, encoded by the coding sequence ATGAAGATCGACGTCGTCAAGCTGGACGCCGGCAAGGCCGGGTCGGTTGAGCTGAACGCGGATATTTTCGGCATCGCCGAGATCCGCGCTGACCTCCTGCACCGCTGTGTCAAATGGCAACTGTCGCAGCGCCAGACCGGTAATCACAAGGTCAAGCAACGCAGCGAGATCGCCCGCACGACCAAGAAAATGTATAAGCAAAAGGGCACTGGCGGCGCCCGTCACGGCGCGCGTTCGGCCCCGAACTTTGTCGGCGGCGGCGTGGCCCACGGGCCGCGCGTGCGTTCGCACGCCACCGACCTGCCCAAGAAGGTCCGCGCGCTGGCCCTTCGCCATGCGTTGTCGGCCAAGGCGGGCGGCAATCAGCTGATCGTGCTGGACGAGGCGCGCCTGGATGCGCCCAAGACCCGCGATCTGGTCGCCCTGTTCGCCAAGCTCGGTCTCAGCAATGCGCTGATCATCGACGGCGAGACGCTGGACGAGAACTTTGCGCGCGCCGCGCGCAACGTGCCGCTCATCGACGTGCTGCCCGCTCAGGGGCTGAACGTCTATGACGTGCTGCGCCGGGACACCCTGGTGCTGACGCGTGCGGCTCTGGACAAGATCAACGAGCGGCTCGCGCCGCAGGAGGCTGCGTGA
- a CDS encoding 50S ribosomal protein L23, producing MPAPRHYDTLIAPVITEKSTLLSEDNKVVFRVPLTATKKDIAEAVEELFKVKVKAVNTLVQKGKTKKFRGIKGRRDDVKKAVVTLEDGHSIDVTTGL from the coding sequence ATGCCCGCTCCGCGTCATTACGACACTCTGATCGCGCCGGTGATCACGGAAAAGTCCACCCTTCTGTCGGAAGACAACAAGGTGGTGTTCCGCGTGCCCCTGACCGCGACCAAGAAAGACATCGCCGAGGCGGTCGAGGAATTGTTCAAGGTCAAAGTGAAGGCCGTGAATACCCTGGTCCAGAAGGGCAAAACCAAGAAATTCCGCGGCATTAAGGGCCGGCGTGACGACGTCAAGAAAGCGGTTGTGACCCTCGAAGACGGTCACTCCATTGACGTCACCACCGGCCTCTAG
- the rplB gene encoding 50S ribosomal protein L2 has protein sequence MALKFFKPTSPGRRALVLVDRSELHAGKPEKTLVEGLRKKGGRNNTGRITARRIGGGAKRLYRVIDFKRRKFDVPATVERLEYDPNRTAFIALIRYEDGELAYILAPQRLAVGDSVLAGERVDVKPGNAMPLKAMPVGTIVHNVELKPLKGGQIARSAGAYAQLVGRDAGYAQLRLMSGELRAVHQDCMATIGAVSNADHLNINLGKAGRKRHMGKRPSVRGVAMNPVDHPHGGGEGRTSGGRHPVTPWGKPTKGPRTRSNKSTSKFIIRSRHERKKR, from the coding sequence ATGGCTCTGAAATTCTTCAAGCCGACCTCGCCCGGCCGCCGCGCGCTTGTGCTGGTGGACCGCAGCGAACTGCACGCCGGCAAGCCGGAGAAGACCCTCGTCGAGGGCCTTCGCAAGAAGGGCGGCCGCAACAATACCGGGCGCATCACCGCCCGCCGCATCGGCGGCGGCGCCAAGCGCCTGTATCGCGTGATCGACTTCAAGCGCCGCAAATTCGACGTGCCCGCCACGGTCGAGCGGCTGGAGTATGACCCCAACCGCACCGCCTTCATCGCGCTGATCCGCTATGAAGACGGGGAGCTCGCCTACATCCTGGCGCCTCAGCGCCTGGCGGTGGGTGACAGCGTGCTGGCCGGCGAGCGTGTGGACGTGAAGCCGGGCAACGCGATGCCGCTCAAAGCGATGCCGGTCGGTACGATCGTGCACAATGTCGAGCTGAAGCCTCTCAAGGGCGGTCAGATCGCGCGGTCTGCCGGCGCCTACGCCCAGCTGGTCGGCCGCGATGCGGGCTACGCCCAGCTGCGCCTGATGAGCGGCGAGCTGCGTGCGGTGCATCAGGATTGCATGGCCACGATCGGCGCGGTGTCGAACGCGGACCATCTGAACATCAATCTGGGTAAGGCCGGCCGCAAGCGTCACATGGGCAAGCGCCCGTCAGTGCGCGGCGTGGCCATGAACCCGGTCGACCACCCGCATGGCGGCGGCGAAGGCCGCACCTCGGGCGGCCGCCACCCGGTGACCCCGTGGGGCAAGCCGACCAAGGGTCCGCGTACGCGGTCGAACAAATCGACCAGTAAATTCATCATCCGCTCGCGCCACGAGCGCAAGAAACGCTAG
- the rpsS gene encoding 30S ribosomal protein S19 — MPRSVWKGPFVDGHLLKKADAAHSAGRKQAIKTWSRRSTVMPQFVGLTFQVHNGNKFIPVVVSEEMVGHKLGEFAPTRTYYGHAADKKAKRK, encoded by the coding sequence ATGCCTCGCTCTGTCTGGAAAGGCCCGTTTGTTGACGGGCACCTCCTGAAGAAAGCCGACGCTGCGCACTCTGCCGGGCGCAAGCAGGCGATCAAGACGTGGTCGCGCCGCTCGACGGTGATGCCGCAATTCGTGGGCCTGACATTCCAGGTTCATAACGGCAACAAGTTCATCCCGGTGGTCGTCTCGGAAGAGATGGTCGGCCACAAGCTGGGCGAGTTCGCTCCGACGCGCACCTATTACGGCCACGCGGCGGACAAGAAGGCGAAGAGGAAGTAG
- the rplV gene encoding 50S ribosomal protein L22 gives MGQAKNPRRVADNEARAKLRMLRISPQKLNLIATMIRGKKVERALNDLEFSRKRASADVKKLLQSAIANAENNHGLDIDSLVVSEAYVGKNLVMKRFRARARGRGAKILKPFSELTIVVREVEETV, from the coding sequence ATGGGTCAGGCGAAGAACCCCCGGCGGGTCGCCGATAACGAAGCGCGCGCCAAGCTGCGCATGCTGCGTATCAGCCCGCAAAAGCTGAACCTCATCGCCACGATGATCCGCGGCAAGAAGGTGGAGCGTGCGCTCAACGACCTCGAGTTCTCGCGCAAGCGGGCCTCGGCGGACGTGAAGAAGCTGCTGCAATCCGCGATCGCCAATGCGGAAAACAATCACGGTCTCGACATCGACTCGCTGGTCGTGTCCGAGGCCTATGTCGGCAAGAACCTGGTTATGAAGCGCTTCCGGGCCCGCGCACGCGGCCGCGGCGCCAAAATCCTGAAGCCGTTCTCCGAGCTGACGATCGTCGTGCGCGAAGTTGAGGAGACCGTCTGA
- the rpsC gene encoding 30S ribosomal protein S3, protein MGQKVNPIGLRLGINRTWDSRWYAKGEEYADLLHEDIKIRAFLKDKLKTASISRIIIERPHKKCRITIHTARPGVVIGKKGGDIEKLRKEISKMVDGEVFLNLVEVRKPEVDATLVAESIAQQLERRIAFRRAMKRSLQTTMRMGALGCKIMVGGRLGGAEIARVEKYSEGSVPLHTLRADIDYGFAEAKTAMGIIGIKVWIYKGEILEHDPMAQEKRMLDSGEQRNRSGRQAA, encoded by the coding sequence ATGGGTCAGAAAGTCAATCCGATCGGCCTGCGTCTGGGCATCAACCGGACCTGGGACTCGCGCTGGTACGCCAAGGGCGAGGAATATGCCGATCTGCTGCATGAAGACATCAAGATCCGCGCCTTCCTGAAGGACAAGCTCAAGACCGCGTCGATCTCGCGCATCATCATCGAGCGCCCGCACAAGAAGTGCCGCATCACCATTCACACGGCGCGTCCGGGTGTGGTGATCGGTAAAAAGGGCGGCGACATCGAGAAGCTCCGCAAGGAAATCTCGAAAATGGTCGACGGCGAGGTGTTTTTGAACCTGGTCGAAGTGCGCAAGCCGGAAGTGGACGCCACCCTGGTCGCCGAGAGCATCGCCCAGCAGCTGGAGCGCCGTATCGCGTTCCGCCGCGCGATGAAGCGCTCGCTCCAGACCACGATGCGCATGGGCGCTCTGGGCTGCAAGATCATGGTCGGCGGCCGTCTGGGCGGCGCGGAGATCGCGCGCGTCGAGAAGTACTCCGAAGGCTCGGTGCCGCTGCACACGCTGCGCGCCGATATCGATTATGGCTTCGCCGAAGCCAAGACCGCGATGGGCATTATCGGGATCAAGGTGTGGATCTACAAAGGCGAGATCCTCGAGCACGATCCGATGGCCCAGGAAAAGCGCATGCTCGACTCTGGCGAGCAGCGCAACCGGTCGGGCCGGCAAGCGGCGTAA
- the rplP gene encoding 50S ribosomal protein L16: MLQPKRTKFRKAHKGRISGVAKGGFTLNFGSYGLKAMEPERVTARQIEATRRAITRHMKRAGRVWIRVFPDVPVSKKPTEVRMGKGKGSPEFWAARVKPGRIMFEIDGVPDDVAREALRLGAAKLPIKTRVVTRPGE; encoded by the coding sequence ATGCTTCAACCGAAGCGCACCAAATTCCGCAAGGCCCACAAAGGCCGCATCAGCGGCGTGGCCAAGGGCGGGTTTACCTTGAACTTCGGCTCCTACGGGCTGAAGGCCATGGAGCCTGAGCGCGTGACCGCGCGCCAGATCGAAGCGACCCGCCGGGCCATCACGCGTCACATGAAGCGCGCCGGCCGGGTGTGGATCCGTGTGTTCCCGGACGTGCCGGTGTCGAAAAAGCCGACCGAAGTGCGGATGGGTAAAGGCAAGGGTTCGCCCGAGTTCTGGGCCGCCCGCGTGAAGCCGGGCCGGATCATGTTCGAGATTGACGGCGTGCCGGACGATGTGGCGCGCGAGGCGCTGCGCCTGGGCGCAGCCAAACTGCCGATCAAGACCCGGGTTGTCACCCGTCCGGGCGAGTAA
- the rpmC gene encoding 50S ribosomal protein L29, producing the protein MAKAKQLTGEDVRALSDDQLQDSLLKLKKEQFNLRFQRATGQLENTARFMQIRRDIARIKTDQRRRALQTQGS; encoded by the coding sequence ATGGCCAAAGCCAAACAGCTTACCGGCGAAGACGTGCGCGCCCTGAGCGACGATCAGCTTCAGGACTCGCTCCTCAAGCTGAAGAAAGAACAGTTCAATTTGCGGTTCCAGCGGGCCACCGGCCAGCTCGAGAACACCGCGCGCTTTATGCAGATCCGCCGGGATATCGCCCGGATCAAGACGGATCAGCGCCGGCGCGCGCTTCAAACCCAGGGGAGCTGA
- the rpsQ gene encoding 30S ribosomal protein S17 — translation MPKRILQGVVVSDKQEKTVIVRVERTFLHPLLRKTVRRTKKYHAHDENGVGKVGERVQIQECAPKSKLKRWEIVPDQA, via the coding sequence ATGCCGAAGCGCATCCTTCAAGGCGTCGTGGTCAGCGACAAGCAGGAAAAGACGGTGATCGTGCGCGTCGAGCGCACCTTCCTCCATCCGCTGCTGCGCAAGACCGTGCGCCGGACAAAGAAATACCACGCCCATGATGAAAATGGCGTGGGCAAGGTGGGCGAGCGCGTCCAGATCCAGGAATGCGCGCCCAAATCGAAACTCAAGCGGTGGGAGATCGTCCCCGATCAGGCCTGA
- the rplN gene encoding 50S ribosomal protein L14 — translation MIQMQTNLEVADNSGARRVQCIKVLGGAKRRYAGVGDIIVVSIKEATPKGRVKKGDVRKAVVVRTAKDIKRRDGSVIRFDTNAAVLINNNNEPIGTRIFGPVPRELRAKQHMKIVSLAPEVL, via the coding sequence ATGATCCAGATGCAAACCAATCTGGAGGTGGCCGATAATTCCGGCGCCCGCCGCGTGCAGTGCATCAAGGTGCTCGGCGGCGCGAAGCGGCGCTATGCGGGCGTGGGCGACATCATTGTCGTCTCGATCAAGGAAGCCACTCCCAAAGGCCGTGTGAAAAAAGGCGATGTGCGCAAGGCTGTGGTCGTGCGCACCGCCAAGGACATCAAGCGCCGTGACGGATCGGTGATCCGCTTCGACACGAACGCCGCTGTCCTGATCAACAACAATAACGAGCCGATCGGCACCCGGATCTTCGGACCGGTGCCGCGTGAGCTGCGCGCCAAGCAGCACATGAAAATCGTCTCCCTGGCGCCGGAGGTGCTGTAG
- the rplX gene encoding 50S ribosomal protein L24 encodes MAAKIKKGDKVVVLTGRDKGKTGEVTKVLPSESRVVVSGVNTVKRHQRATQTSAGGIEEKDAAIHVSNVALADPKTGEATRVGFKTGKDGKKVRVAKKSGEVIDV; translated from the coding sequence ATGGCCGCAAAAATCAAGAAAGGCGACAAGGTCGTCGTCCTGACCGGCCGCGACAAGGGCAAGACCGGTGAAGTGACCAAGGTGCTTCCGTCCGAGAGCCGCGTTGTGGTGTCCGGCGTGAACACTGTGAAGCGCCACCAGCGCGCCACCCAGACCAGCGCTGGCGGAATTGAAGAAAAAGACGCCGCCATCCACGTGTCGAACGTGGCTCTGGCCGACCCCAAGACCGGTGAAGCGACGCGTGTCGGCTTCAAGACGGGCAAGGACGGCAAGAAAGTGCGCGTGGCTAAGAAGTCCGGCGAGGTGATCGATGTCTGA
- the rplE gene encoding 50S ribosomal protein L5 → MSDIATYEPRLKTRYREEIRARLKEKFGYANDMQIPRLDKVVINMGVGEAAQDSKKIQGALADLQMISGQKPVATAAKTSIAGFKLREEQLIGAKVTLRKDRMYEFLDRLVTVALPRVRDFRGLNGKSFDGRGNYAMGLKEHIVFPEINYDKVDKIRGMDIIVCTTANTNEEAKALLAEFDFPFTN, encoded by the coding sequence ATGTCTGACATCGCAACGTACGAACCGCGCCTGAAGACGCGCTACCGCGAGGAAATTCGCGCGCGTCTGAAGGAAAAATTCGGTTATGCCAATGACATGCAGATCCCGCGCCTGGACAAGGTCGTGATCAATATGGGCGTTGGCGAAGCGGCGCAGGATTCCAAGAAAATCCAGGGCGCGCTGGCCGATCTGCAAATGATCTCCGGTCAGAAGCCGGTGGCCACGGCGGCCAAAACCTCGATCGCCGGTTTCAAGCTGCGTGAAGAGCAGCTGATCGGCGCCAAGGTGACGCTTCGCAAGGACCGTATGTACGAGTTTCTCGACCGTCTCGTGACGGTGGCTCTGCCGCGGGTGCGGGACTTCCGCGGCCTGAACGGCAAGAGCTTTGACGGGCGCGGCAACTACGCCATGGGTCTCAAGGAGCACATCGTGTTCCCCGAGATCAACTACGACAAAGTCGACAAGATTCGCGGCATGGACATCATCGTGTGCACCACCGCGAATACCAATGAGGAAGCGAAGGCCCTGCTGGCCGAGTTCGATTTCCCGTTCACGAACTGA
- the rpsN gene encoding 30S ribosomal protein S14, which produces MAKKSAIERNQKRQRLAERFAARRAALKAVARDQSKPVEERFAAQLKLAGLPRNSAPSRIRNRCQISGRPRAYYRKLKMSRIALRQLASHGMIPGMVKSSW; this is translated from the coding sequence ATGGCCAAGAAGAGCGCTATCGAGCGTAACCAGAAGCGTCAGCGTTTGGCGGAGCGTTTTGCTGCCCGCCGCGCCGCGTTGAAGGCGGTCGCCCGAGATCAGTCCAAGCCGGTGGAAGAACGGTTTGCCGCCCAGCTGAAGCTGGCCGGTCTGCCGCGCAATTCCGCGCCGTCGCGCATTCGCAACCGCTGCCAGATCAGCGGCCGTCCGCGCGCGTATTACCGCAAGCTGAAGATGTCGCGCATCGCGCTGCGTCAACTGGCCAGCCACGGGATGATCCCGGGCATGGTCAAGTCGAGCTGGTAG
- the rpsH gene encoding 30S ribosomal protein S8: MSVNDPLGDMLTRIRNALMRKRTSVSTPASALRGRVLDVLLDEGYIRGYTESVDARGFKQFDIELKYYEGAPVISQIQRVSKPGRREYRKVRDLPLVQNGLGIAIISTPQGVMSDTSARAKNVGGEILCHVS; encoded by the coding sequence ATGTCTGTGAACGATCCGCTCGGCGATATGCTGACCCGCATCCGCAACGCTCTGATGCGCAAGCGCACCAGCGTCTCCACGCCGGCGTCCGCGCTGCGGGGCCGCGTGCTCGACGTGCTGCTCGATGAAGGCTATATCCGCGGCTACACCGAGAGTGTGGACGCGCGCGGCTTCAAGCAGTTCGACATCGAGCTGAAATATTACGAAGGCGCGCCTGTGATCTCCCAGATCCAGCGCGTGTCGAAGCCGGGACGGCGCGAATACCGCAAGGTGCGCGACCTGCCGCTGGTTCAGAACGGGCTTGGCATCGCCATCATCTCGACCCCCCAGGGCGTGATGAGCGATACGTCTGCGCGCGCGAAGAATGTCGGCGGCGAGATCCTTTGCCACGTCAGCTAG
- the rplF gene encoding 50S ribosomal protein L6 — protein MSRLGKLPVEIPSGVTASVNSGLVMVKGPKGELSFSAPSSVSIRHEDGALTVSPVENSKTAKAMYGTARARLKNMVLGVTKGFEKSLELVGVGYRAQMQGSDLKLALGFSHDVIYTPRKGITITVPKPTEIKIEGPDAQAVGQTAAEIRRFRSPEPYKGKGVKYATEQVRRKEGKKK, from the coding sequence ATGTCGAGACTAGGCAAGCTGCCTGTTGAAATTCCCAGCGGCGTTACGGCGTCGGTGAATTCAGGCTTGGTTATGGTGAAGGGCCCCAAGGGCGAGCTGAGCTTCTCGGCGCCGTCCAGCGTGAGCATCCGTCACGAAGACGGTGCGCTCACGGTGTCGCCGGTGGAGAACTCCAAAACCGCCAAGGCGATGTACGGCACAGCCCGCGCGCGCCTGAAAAATATGGTTCTGGGCGTCACCAAAGGCTTTGAAAAGAGCCTGGAGCTTGTGGGCGTGGGCTATCGTGCCCAAATGCAGGGCAGCGATCTCAAGCTGGCCCTGGGTTTCTCCCATGACGTGATCTACACCCCGCGCAAGGGGATCACGATCACGGTGCCCAAGCCGACCGAGATCAAGATCGAAGGGCCGGACGCTCAGGCGGTTGGCCAGACTGCGGCGGAAATTCGCCGGTTCCGTTCGCCCGAGCCTTACAAGGGCAAGGGCGTGAAGTACGCGACCGAGCAAGTGCGCCGCAAAGAAGGCAAGAAGAAATAG
- the rplR gene encoding 50S ribosomal protein L18, which translates to MKSSAEKMRRRTQRTRARIRKLANGRPRLSVFRSSKHIYAQIIDDANGLTVAAASSLEQGKEANGATVSAAETVGKLVAERAKEKGLTDVVFDRGGYMYHGRVKALADAAREGGLNF; encoded by the coding sequence ATGAAATCCTCTGCTGAGAAAATGCGCCGCCGCACGCAGCGCACCCGCGCCCGGATCCGCAAACTGGCCAATGGCCGGCCGCGCCTGTCCGTGTTCCGGTCGTCCAAGCACATCTACGCGCAGATCATCGACGATGCGAACGGCCTGACGGTCGCCGCGGCGTCCTCGCTCGAACAGGGCAAGGAAGCCAACGGCGCCACGGTCAGTGCGGCCGAGACCGTCGGCAAGCTCGTCGCCGAGCGTGCGAAGGAAAAAGGCTTGACCGACGTGGTGTTCGACCGCGGCGGCTACATGTACCACGGGCGCGTCAAAGCGCTCGCTGACGCTGCCCGCGAGGGCGGCCTGAACTTCTAA
- the rpsE gene encoding 30S ribosomal protein S5, with the protein MAREDNRGGRDRRRRDEDNAEPELVDKLVQINRVAKTVKGGRNFQFAALAIVGDQKGRVGFGQGKAREVPEAIRKATEEAKKMMVRVPLREGRTLHHDAHGRWGAGKVILRSAPPGTGVIAGGPMRAVLESLGVQDVVAKSTGSSNPYNMVRATFQALKAQNSPRSIAAKRGLKVADLVERRQDGASSPEAIES; encoded by the coding sequence ATGGCTCGTGAAGACAATCGCGGCGGCCGCGACCGCCGCCGCAGGGACGAGGACAACGCGGAACCGGAACTGGTCGACAAGCTCGTCCAGATCAACCGCGTCGCCAAGACGGTGAAGGGGGGCCGGAACTTCCAGTTCGCCGCCCTCGCCATCGTGGGCGACCAGAAGGGCCGCGTCGGCTTCGGCCAGGGCAAGGCCCGCGAGGTTCCCGAAGCCATCCGCAAGGCGACGGAAGAAGCCAAGAAGATGATGGTCCGCGTGCCGCTGCGTGAAGGCCGCACCCTGCACCATGACGCCCACGGGCGTTGGGGCGCGGGCAAGGTGATCCTGCGTTCGGCGCCTCCGGGCACCGGCGTGATCGCCGGCGGTCCGATGCGCGCCGTGCTGGAATCGCTCGGCGTTCAGGACGTGGTGGCCAAATCCACCGGCTCGTCCAACCCGTACAACATGGTGCGCGCCACGTTCCAGGCCCTGAAAGCCCAGAACAGCCCGCGCTCAATCGCCGCCAAGCGCGGTCTGAAGGTTGCTGATCTGGTGGAGCGCCGCCAGGACGGGGCGAGCTCGCCCGAAGCGATCGAGTCCTAA
- the rpmD gene encoding 50S ribosomal protein L30 — translation MAAAKTIRVRQTGSSTRRPPIQAATLKGLGLGRIGRERELEDTPSVRGMIRKVAHLIEIVE, via the coding sequence ATGGCTGCTGCCAAAACCATTCGCGTGCGCCAGACCGGGTCTTCGACCCGTCGTCCCCCGATCCAGGCTGCGACCCTCAAGGGTCTGGGCCTGGGGCGGATCGGGCGCGAGCGCGAACTTGAAGACACGCCGTCTGTGCGCGGCATGATCCGCAAGGTCGCCCACCTGATTGAGATCGTGGAGTAG
- the rplO gene encoding 50S ribosomal protein L15 encodes MRLNELRDNPGATKERTRVGRGIGSGTGKTGGRGVKGQKSRSGVAIKGFEGGQMPLHQRLPKRGFTKPNRARFAEVTLRRIQTAIDAGRLDASQPVDAAALKAAGVIRRAKDGVRLIGGGDLTAKIALTVAGGSAPAIAAVEKAGGSVTVTIVKAVKAEAETE; translated from the coding sequence ATGCGCTTGAATGAATTGCGCGACAATCCCGGCGCCACCAAAGAGCGCACGCGCGTCGGGCGCGGCATCGGCTCGGGCACCGGCAAGACCGGCGGGCGCGGCGTCAAGGGCCAGAAGTCCCGTTCGGGCGTGGCCATCAAGGGTTTCGAAGGCGGTCAGATGCCGCTGCACCAGCGTCTTCCCAAGCGCGGCTTCACCAAGCCGAACCGGGCGCGCTTTGCAGAGGTCACCCTGCGCCGCATCCAGACCGCCATCGACGCGGGCCGTCTCGATGCGAGCCAGCCGGTTGATGCGGCCGCTCTGAAGGCTGCCGGCGTGATCCGCCGCGCCAAGGACGGCGTGCGCCTGATCGGCGGCGGCGACCTGACGGCCAAGATCGCCCTGACGGTGGCGGGCGGCTCCGCCCCGGCCATTGCGGCGGTTGAAAAGGCGGGCGGGTCTGTGACCGTGACCATCGTCAAAGCCGTCAAAGCCGAAGCCGAAACCGAGTAA
- the secY gene encoding preprotein translocase subunit SecY, whose translation MNFGAFARAKELQKRLLFTLGVLIIYRIGTYVPLPGIDMVQFTTLFQNQSGGVLGMFNMFSGGAVERMAIFALNVMPYISASIIMQLMAATVPALERLKKEGGEQGRKQINQYSRYLTVVLAAAQGFAIAIAMQQPDPTTGNTIAQNPGIFFLVVTVSTLVGGTMLLLWLGEQITARGVGNGVSLIIFAGIIAEMPRALFQTLEQGRTGDLNAGLVIGLIAMLLAVLAFVVFIERSQRRLLTQYPKRQVGNRMMGGESSFLPLKLNTAGVIPAIFASSLLLLPATAAGFSAQSGPAWLTGIVALLGPGQPAFIAFYGVMIVFFTFFYTSITFNPDDVADNLKKYGGFLPGIRPGKRTAEYLDYVLTRLTVIGAAYLAAVCLLPEILRAQNPSIPFYIGGTAVLIVVSVTLDTVGQIQSHLLAHQYEGLIKKTKLRGRKR comes from the coding sequence ATGAATTTCGGGGCGTTCGCCCGGGCCAAGGAGCTGCAAAAGCGGCTCCTGTTCACGCTCGGCGTTCTGATCATCTACCGCATCGGCACCTATGTGCCGCTGCCGGGCATCGACATGGTCCAGTTCACGACGCTGTTCCAGAACCAGAGCGGCGGCGTGCTGGGCATGTTCAACATGTTCTCCGGCGGCGCCGTGGAGCGCATGGCGATCTTCGCGCTCAACGTGATGCCCTACATCTCCGCCTCGATCATCATGCAGCTGATGGCGGCCACCGTGCCGGCCCTTGAGCGGCTGAAGAAGGAAGGCGGCGAGCAGGGCCGCAAGCAGATCAACCAGTATTCGCGCTATCTCACCGTGGTGCTGGCCGCCGCGCAGGGCTTCGCCATCGCGATCGCCATGCAGCAGCCTGATCCCACCACCGGCAACACCATCGCGCAGAACCCCGGGATTTTCTTCCTGGTGGTCACAGTCAGCACGCTGGTCGGCGGCACCATGCTGCTGCTCTGGCTGGGCGAACAGATCACCGCGCGCGGCGTGGGCAATGGCGTGTCGCTGATCATCTTCGCAGGCATTATCGCTGAAATGCCGCGCGCGCTGTTCCAGACGCTGGAGCAGGGCCGCACGGGCGACCTGAACGCCGGCCTGGTGATCGGTCTGATCGCCATGTTGCTGGCCGTGCTGGCCTTTGTGGTGTTCATCGAGCGCTCCCAGCGCCGCCTGCTCACCCAGTATCCCAAGCGCCAGGTCGGTAACCGCATGATGGGCGGAGAGTCCTCATTCCTGCCGCTGAAACTGAACACGGCGGGCGTGATCCCGGCGATCTTCGCGTCGTCTCTGCTGTTGCTGCCCGCGACTGCGGCTGGCTTTTCGGCGCAGTCCGGTCCGGCCTGGTTGACGGGTATCGTTGCGCTGCTCGGCCCCGGCCAGCCGGCGTTCATCGCCTTCTATGGCGTGATGATCGTATTCTTCACCTTCTTCTACACTTCCATCACCTTCAATCCCGATGATGTCGCGGACAATCTGAAGAAGTATGGCGGCTTCCTGCCGGGCATCCGGCCGGGCAAGCGCACCGCGGAATATCTCGACTACGTGCTGACGCGCCTGACGGTGATCGGTGCGGCGTATCTGGCCGCGGTGTGTCTGCTGCCTGAAATCCTGCGCGCCCAGAACCCGTCCATCCCGTTCTATATCGGCGGCACTGCGGTGCTGATCGTGGTCTCGGTGACCCTCGACACAGTCGGGCAGATCCAGTCCCATCTTCTGGCCCACCAGTATGAGGGGCTGATCAAGAAGACCAAGCTGCGGGGGCGCAAGCGATGA
- a CDS encoding adenylate kinase → MNIVLFGPPGAGKGTQSKRLVAERGWVQLATGDMLRAARAAGTELGKRVADIMDRGDLVSDEIVIALIEERLDEAEAAGGAIFDGFPRTVAQAEALDRLLAGRNAPIEKVVRLVVDQDELVARMQKRAEEEGRADDTVEAFRVRLKNYNDQTAALIPYYQAQGKLVDVDGAGSMDAVAARIAEVLDQ, encoded by the coding sequence ATGAACATTGTCCTGTTCGGACCGCCGGGCGCTGGCAAAGGCACGCAGTCCAAGCGCCTGGTCGCCGAACGCGGCTGGGTGCAGCTGGCCACCGGCGACATGCTGCGCGCCGCGCGCGCGGCCGGAACCGAGCTGGGCAAGCGCGTGGCTGACATCATGGACCGGGGCGATCTGGTCTCTGACGAGATCGTCATCGCCCTGATCGAAGAGCGCCTGGACGAGGCGGAGGCGGCCGGCGGGGCCATCTTTGACGGCTTCCCGCGCACGGTGGCCCAGGCCGAGGCGCTGGACCGATTGCTGGCCGGGCGCAATGCGCCGATCGAAAAGGTCGTGCGCCTGGTCGTCGATCAGGACGAGCTGGTCGCCCGCATGCAAAAGCGCGCCGAGGAAGAGGGCCGCGCTGACGATACGGTCGAGGCGTTCCGCGTCCGGCTGAAGAATTACAACGACCAGACGGCTGCGCTGATCCCGTACTATCAGGCTCAGGGCAAGCTGGTCGATGTGGACGGGGCCGGGTCGATGGACGCTGTTGCAGCGCGCATCGCCGAGGTGCTGGACCAATAA